The proteins below come from a single Eriocheir sinensis breed Jianghai 21 chromosome 11, ASM2467909v1, whole genome shotgun sequence genomic window:
- the LOC126996934 gene encoding phospholipase D2-like isoform X1, with translation MHRHTATLASSGYLKEFRRKLSRGDARQEMRPLAAHEEEDGAGGTPDYGGTAQHSPDWGDGASPSHDPAAEEGGQPDAADTTDARRHRPNRPTLKILANAQSPTLSSPDSDSDVLGFLDYTPDPLTDTYDGKGSNAFSNVYRTSKYSELMPEVFVPGLPVHLRIIRVQPVHSHIHIFNNHVLVIELEHGDYRWSVERKVRQVATLHSMLLLLRTRLKMPAATRSTRQRRYSMRQQIKAADQQVGDTVDSTTDNNTTANATSAATTTTAHHNKRVLKFPRRALQTMEEGVQGELETYLKNLLHHSLFRSQRDVLAFFEISPVSFIRGIGTKIKEGYVKKRVGGSGACDCCSWLATPCTGKYKQQWLVLKETCLFFLVPETGLIRTVILMDSAFQVSHSYRLIGARNSLLISNLSRSLMIKCDSDSSQKEWLTTINKTQKKYAKDFTGGDNRYSSFAPVRKNSYARWYVDGARYMWDAADLMETAKEEIFITDWWMSPQIYLKRPDLTGHKWRLAEVLRRKAESGVRVFILLYKEVELALGISSLLTKQTVNQLHPNIKVLRHPDHMAGGVLYWAHHEKVVVIDQMFAFVSGIDLAFGRWDDHRHKLIDTGHAGVQHTLPKPHNTHHNPGQTSQSSGGALQHLLRGTNEVLVKTVTNSSPNSRRPSIDTIDNSRLPPSTERKASNPENPTSTSDSIQATLNSASASLSSAEVRNTPANTSEALSGPLATPEDSTSEVESFDELDEVEQPSTIVNGWKGAVTNLGGKKRLRNINNNTTDLQNGSAGHLPAQDENEKPPESPVKKTRFFSREGRDRANTSSSADEERKGAGGKSFREVKRRGMEMVEEMKEKGREMRRRLHRRASLDSDISSTSSDDGEKRESMRKARNSFSRMHGRRLQRVRDQIGSCSSLAQAHNLVTMEDTTSTHLWVGKDYVNWISKDLDNLDEPFKDIVDRHQTPRMPWHDIGLFVEGPAARDVARHFIQRWNAVKTEKAKPNHSYPYLLPRTYEKDSFISSNLHPRHRVKCQVVRSVSKWSAGLDETEASIFSAYVDLIRRAKHFIYIENQFFITRSNVDEYKEVMNYLGFEIVQRILEAHRKNQPFKVYILLPLLPAFEGMIGKASGIAMQYIVYWNYVSICKGKFSVIQCLKDHGITEWERYVTFSSLRTHESLGERPVSELIYIHSKLMIVDDRFVIAGSANINDRSLNGLRDSEVCLVIEDQEFETGVMNGKAYESGVFAGSMRRYLFSEHLGEADLEKPTFDVSDPVSDAFFINVWSYIANKNTLIYEEVFSCYPCNSATTFEDLDRLRSAPTLADVNPSAAKAKLKEVQGHLVQFPLDFLKDEMIKPGVGSKEYLLPMETWT, from the exons ATGCATCGGCACACGGCGACCTTGGCCAGCTCGGGCTATTTGAAAGAGTTTAGACGGAAG CTGAGCCGGGGAGATGCCAGGCAGGAGATGAGACCGCTTGCAgctcacgaggaggaggacggcgcGGGGGGCACTCCTGACTACGGAGGCACTGCACAGCACTCGCCGGACTGGGGTGACGGCGCTTCCCCCTCCCACGACCCTGCTGCGGAGGAGGGGGGGCAAccag ATGCAGCTGACACAACAGATGCGAGGAGACACAGACcg AACCGCCCCACCCTCAAGATCCTGGCCAACGCACAGAGCCCAACCCTCAGCTCCCCAGACTCAGACTCTGATGTGCTGGGCTTCCTCGACTACACCCCTGACCCCCTCACTGACACCTACGATG GCAAAGGTTCCAATGCCTTCTCCAATGTGTACCGCACCAGCAAGTACTCGGAGCTCATGCCAGAGGTGTTTGTTCCTGGCCTCCCTGTTCACCTTAGGATCATCAGGGTGCAGCCAGTCCACTCCCACATACACATCTTCAACAACCATGT ccTCGTCATTGAGCTTGAGCATGGAGACTACCGGTGGAGcgtggagaggaaggtgaggcagGTGGCGACCCTACACAGCATGCTACTTCTCCTCAG GACAAGGCTTAAGATGCCAGCAGCAACACGCTCAACACGGCAGCGACGGTACAGCATGAGGCAGCAGATCAAGGCAGCAGACCAGCAGGTGGGCGACACAGTGGACagcaccaccgacaacaacactACAGCTAACGCCACATcggctgccaccaccaccacagcgcaCCACAACAAACGAGTCCTCAA GTTCCCGCGGCGAGCCCTGCAGACCATGGAGGAAGGTGtgcagggagagctggagacatACCTCAAGAACctccttcatcactccctttTCCGCAGCCAACGGGACGTCCTGGCATTCTTTGAG ATTTCCCCGGTTTCCTTCATACGAGGCATTGGGACCAAAATCAAAGAGGGCTACGTCAAGAAAAGAGTAGGAGGGAGTGGTGCCTGTGACTGCTGCAGCTG gcTGGCCACCCCATGCACAGGGAAATACAAGCAACAGTGGCTGGTGCTAAAGGAAACCTGCCTCTTCTTCCTGGTACCTGAGACGGGCCTCATACGCACTGTTATCCTCATGGACTCAGCCTTTCAGGTCTCCCACAGCTACAGGCTCATCGGTGCACGCAACAGCCTTCTCATCTCCAATCTGTCGAG ATCTTTAATGATAAAATGCGACTCTGATTCTAGTCAGAAGGAGTGGCTCACTACCATCAACaagacacaaaaaaaatatg CCAAAGACTTCACTGGCGGGGACAACCGATACTCGTCCTTTGCTCCTGTGCGCAAAAACTCCTATGCACGCTG GTACGTGGATGGAGCAAGGTACATGTGGGACGCTGCAGACTTGATGGAAACCGCAAAGGAGGAAATCTTCATCACAGACTGGTGGATGAGCCCTCAGATCTATCTCAAGCGACCAGACCTCACAGGACATAAGTGGAG ACTAGCAGAGGTCTTGAGGAGAAAGGCTGAAAGTGGTGTGAGGGTCTTCATCCTGCTCTATAAGGAGGTGGAGTTGGCCCTTGGAAtcagctctcttctcaccaaacaGACAGTCAACCAACTTCATCCCAATATTAAG GTCCTGCGTCACCCCGACCACATGGCAGGCGGGGTGCTGTACTGGGCCCATCACGAGAAGGTGGTGGTAATAGACCAGATGTTTGCCTTCGTCTCGGGCATAGATCTTGCCTTTGGGAGATGGGACGACCATAGACACAA aCTAATAGACACAGGCCATGCAGGGGTGCAGCACACTCTCCCCAAGCCCCACAACACTCACCATAACCCAGGCCAAACCAGTCAAAGCTCTGGGGGCGCTCTGCAGCACCTCCTCCGCGGCACCAATGAAGTTCTAGTCAAGACCGTCACCAACTCATCACCAAACAGCCGCCGGCCCTCCATTGACACCATAGATAATTCCAGGCTCCCACCCAGCACCGAGAGGAAAGCCAGCAATCCTGAGAACCCCACCAGCACCTCGGATAGTATCCAAGCCACGCTGAATAGTGCCAGTGCCTCACTATCATCAGCAGAGGTTCGTAACACCCCTGCCAACACTTCAGAGGCTCTGAGTGGCCCACTTGCCACACCGGAAGATTCCACTTCTGAAGTCGAGTCCTTTGATGAATTAGATGAGGTTGAACAGCCATCTACAATTGTCAATGGATGGAAGGGAGCAGTCACCAACCTGGG AGGCAAGAAACGTCTGaggaacatcaacaacaacaccacagaTCTTCAGAATGGCAGCGCCGGCCACCTTCCAGCCCAAGACGAGAATGAAAAACCTCCTGAGTCCCCGGTTAAGAAAACTAGGTTTTTCTCCCGTGAAGGGAGAGATCGTGCCAATACAAGCTCCAGTGctgacgaggagaggaagggagcgggAGGGAAGAGTTtcagggaagtgaagaggaggggcATGGAaatggtggaggagatgaaggagaaggggcgGGAGATGAGACGAAGGTTACACCG GAGAGCCAGTTTGGACTCTGACATTTCCTCAACCTCCTCAGacgatggagagaagagggagagcatGAGGAAGGCTCGTAATAG TTTCTCTCGCATGCATGGGCGTCGGCTGCAGCGTGTGAGGGACCAGATAGGCAGCTGCTCCTCCCTGGCACAGGCGCACAACCTTGTCACCATGGAGGACACGACTTCCACGCACCTCTGGGTCGGGAAGGACTACGTTAACTGGATCAGCAAGGATCTGGATAACCTGGATGAGCCATTCAAAG ACATCGTGGACAGACACCAAACACCACGGATGCCCTGGCATGACATTGGGCTGTTTGTTGAGGGTCCGGCCGCACGAGATGTGGCCAGACACTTCATCCAGCGCTGGAATGCTGTCAAGACTGAGAAG gcCAAACCCAACCACAGCTACCCATACCTGCTGCCGCGCACCTACGAGAAGGACAGCTTCATCTCCTCCAACCTTCACCCTCGACACCGGGTCAAATGCCAG GTGGTTCGAAGTGTGTCTAAGTGGAGTGCTGGGTTGGACGAGACGGAGGCCAGCATCTTTTCAGCCTACGTGGATCTGATTCGCCGGGCCAAGCACTTCATCTACATTGAGAACCAGTTTTTCATCACGCGGAGTAATGTTGACGAGTATAAGGAGGTCATGAACTACCTGGGATTCGAGATTGTGCAGCGGATTTTAGAGGCTCACAG GAAGAATCAGCCGTTCAAGGTGTACATCCTCCTGCCGCTATTGCCAGCGTTTGAGGGCATGATAGGCAAGGCAAGTGGGATCGCCATGCAGTACATTGTCTACTGGAACTATGTCAGCATCTGCAa GGGCAAATTCAGTGTGATCCAGTGCCTCAAGGATCACGGGATCACTGAGTGGGAGCGCTACGTCACCTTCTCCTCCCTGCGAACACATGAGAGTCTTGGGGAGAGGCCCGTCTCTGAGCTCATCTATATCCACTCCAAGCTAATGATTGTAGATGATCGCTTTGTCATCGCCGGCTCAGCAAACATCAACGATCGCAGCCTCAATGGCCTGCGGGACTCTGAAGTCTGCCTGGTTAttgag GACCAGGAATTTGAGACTGGTGTGATGAACGGGAAGGCCTATGAGTCAGGTGTGTTCGCTGGCAGCATGAGGCGCTACCTGTTTAGTGAGCACCTGGGAGAGGCAGATCTGGAAAAGCCTACCTTTGATGTGTCGGACCCTGTGAGCGATGCATTCTTCATCAACGTATGGAGCTACATTGCTAATAAAAACACCTTAATCTATGAGGAG GTGTTCTCGTGCTACCCTTGCAACAGTGCCACCACCTTTGAAGATCTGGACCGCTTGCGCTCTGCCCCAACCCTGGCGGATGTGAACCCATCTGCGGCGAAGGCCAAACTGAAGGAAGTGCAG gGCCACTTGG
- the LOC126996934 gene encoding phospholipase D2-like isoform X2, which produces MRPLAAHEEEDGAGGTPDYGGTAQHSPDWGDGASPSHDPAAEEGGQPDAADTTDARRHRPNRPTLKILANAQSPTLSSPDSDSDVLGFLDYTPDPLTDTYDGKGSNAFSNVYRTSKYSELMPEVFVPGLPVHLRIIRVQPVHSHIHIFNNHVLVIELEHGDYRWSVERKVRQVATLHSMLLLLRTRLKMPAATRSTRQRRYSMRQQIKAADQQVGDTVDSTTDNNTTANATSAATTTTAHHNKRVLKFPRRALQTMEEGVQGELETYLKNLLHHSLFRSQRDVLAFFEISPVSFIRGIGTKIKEGYVKKRVGGSGACDCCSWLATPCTGKYKQQWLVLKETCLFFLVPETGLIRTVILMDSAFQVSHSYRLIGARNSLLISNLSRSLMIKCDSDSSQKEWLTTINKTQKKYAKDFTGGDNRYSSFAPVRKNSYARWYVDGARYMWDAADLMETAKEEIFITDWWMSPQIYLKRPDLTGHKWRLAEVLRRKAESGVRVFILLYKEVELALGISSLLTKQTVNQLHPNIKVLRHPDHMAGGVLYWAHHEKVVVIDQMFAFVSGIDLAFGRWDDHRHKLIDTGHAGVQHTLPKPHNTHHNPGQTSQSSGGALQHLLRGTNEVLVKTVTNSSPNSRRPSIDTIDNSRLPPSTERKASNPENPTSTSDSIQATLNSASASLSSAEVRNTPANTSEALSGPLATPEDSTSEVESFDELDEVEQPSTIVNGWKGAVTNLGGKKRLRNINNNTTDLQNGSAGHLPAQDENEKPPESPVKKTRFFSREGRDRANTSSSADEERKGAGGKSFREVKRRGMEMVEEMKEKGREMRRRLHRRASLDSDISSTSSDDGEKRESMRKARNSFSRMHGRRLQRVRDQIGSCSSLAQAHNLVTMEDTTSTHLWVGKDYVNWISKDLDNLDEPFKDIVDRHQTPRMPWHDIGLFVEGPAARDVARHFIQRWNAVKTEKAKPNHSYPYLLPRTYEKDSFISSNLHPRHRVKCQVVRSVSKWSAGLDETEASIFSAYVDLIRRAKHFIYIENQFFITRSNVDEYKEVMNYLGFEIVQRILEAHRKNQPFKVYILLPLLPAFEGMIGKASGIAMQYIVYWNYVSICKGKFSVIQCLKDHGITEWERYVTFSSLRTHESLGERPVSELIYIHSKLMIVDDRFVIAGSANINDRSLNGLRDSEVCLVIEDQEFETGVMNGKAYESGVFAGSMRRYLFSEHLGEADLEKPTFDVSDPVSDAFFINVWSYIANKNTLIYEEVFSCYPCNSATTFEDLDRLRSAPTLADVNPSAAKAKLKEVQGHLVQFPLDFLKDEMIKPGVGSKEYLLPMETWT; this is translated from the exons ATGAGACCGCTTGCAgctcacgaggaggaggacggcgcGGGGGGCACTCCTGACTACGGAGGCACTGCACAGCACTCGCCGGACTGGGGTGACGGCGCTTCCCCCTCCCACGACCCTGCTGCGGAGGAGGGGGGGCAAccag ATGCAGCTGACACAACAGATGCGAGGAGACACAGACcg AACCGCCCCACCCTCAAGATCCTGGCCAACGCACAGAGCCCAACCCTCAGCTCCCCAGACTCAGACTCTGATGTGCTGGGCTTCCTCGACTACACCCCTGACCCCCTCACTGACACCTACGATG GCAAAGGTTCCAATGCCTTCTCCAATGTGTACCGCACCAGCAAGTACTCGGAGCTCATGCCAGAGGTGTTTGTTCCTGGCCTCCCTGTTCACCTTAGGATCATCAGGGTGCAGCCAGTCCACTCCCACATACACATCTTCAACAACCATGT ccTCGTCATTGAGCTTGAGCATGGAGACTACCGGTGGAGcgtggagaggaaggtgaggcagGTGGCGACCCTACACAGCATGCTACTTCTCCTCAG GACAAGGCTTAAGATGCCAGCAGCAACACGCTCAACACGGCAGCGACGGTACAGCATGAGGCAGCAGATCAAGGCAGCAGACCAGCAGGTGGGCGACACAGTGGACagcaccaccgacaacaacactACAGCTAACGCCACATcggctgccaccaccaccacagcgcaCCACAACAAACGAGTCCTCAA GTTCCCGCGGCGAGCCCTGCAGACCATGGAGGAAGGTGtgcagggagagctggagacatACCTCAAGAACctccttcatcactccctttTCCGCAGCCAACGGGACGTCCTGGCATTCTTTGAG ATTTCCCCGGTTTCCTTCATACGAGGCATTGGGACCAAAATCAAAGAGGGCTACGTCAAGAAAAGAGTAGGAGGGAGTGGTGCCTGTGACTGCTGCAGCTG gcTGGCCACCCCATGCACAGGGAAATACAAGCAACAGTGGCTGGTGCTAAAGGAAACCTGCCTCTTCTTCCTGGTACCTGAGACGGGCCTCATACGCACTGTTATCCTCATGGACTCAGCCTTTCAGGTCTCCCACAGCTACAGGCTCATCGGTGCACGCAACAGCCTTCTCATCTCCAATCTGTCGAG ATCTTTAATGATAAAATGCGACTCTGATTCTAGTCAGAAGGAGTGGCTCACTACCATCAACaagacacaaaaaaaatatg CCAAAGACTTCACTGGCGGGGACAACCGATACTCGTCCTTTGCTCCTGTGCGCAAAAACTCCTATGCACGCTG GTACGTGGATGGAGCAAGGTACATGTGGGACGCTGCAGACTTGATGGAAACCGCAAAGGAGGAAATCTTCATCACAGACTGGTGGATGAGCCCTCAGATCTATCTCAAGCGACCAGACCTCACAGGACATAAGTGGAG ACTAGCAGAGGTCTTGAGGAGAAAGGCTGAAAGTGGTGTGAGGGTCTTCATCCTGCTCTATAAGGAGGTGGAGTTGGCCCTTGGAAtcagctctcttctcaccaaacaGACAGTCAACCAACTTCATCCCAATATTAAG GTCCTGCGTCACCCCGACCACATGGCAGGCGGGGTGCTGTACTGGGCCCATCACGAGAAGGTGGTGGTAATAGACCAGATGTTTGCCTTCGTCTCGGGCATAGATCTTGCCTTTGGGAGATGGGACGACCATAGACACAA aCTAATAGACACAGGCCATGCAGGGGTGCAGCACACTCTCCCCAAGCCCCACAACACTCACCATAACCCAGGCCAAACCAGTCAAAGCTCTGGGGGCGCTCTGCAGCACCTCCTCCGCGGCACCAATGAAGTTCTAGTCAAGACCGTCACCAACTCATCACCAAACAGCCGCCGGCCCTCCATTGACACCATAGATAATTCCAGGCTCCCACCCAGCACCGAGAGGAAAGCCAGCAATCCTGAGAACCCCACCAGCACCTCGGATAGTATCCAAGCCACGCTGAATAGTGCCAGTGCCTCACTATCATCAGCAGAGGTTCGTAACACCCCTGCCAACACTTCAGAGGCTCTGAGTGGCCCACTTGCCACACCGGAAGATTCCACTTCTGAAGTCGAGTCCTTTGATGAATTAGATGAGGTTGAACAGCCATCTACAATTGTCAATGGATGGAAGGGAGCAGTCACCAACCTGGG AGGCAAGAAACGTCTGaggaacatcaacaacaacaccacagaTCTTCAGAATGGCAGCGCCGGCCACCTTCCAGCCCAAGACGAGAATGAAAAACCTCCTGAGTCCCCGGTTAAGAAAACTAGGTTTTTCTCCCGTGAAGGGAGAGATCGTGCCAATACAAGCTCCAGTGctgacgaggagaggaagggagcgggAGGGAAGAGTTtcagggaagtgaagaggaggggcATGGAaatggtggaggagatgaaggagaaggggcgGGAGATGAGACGAAGGTTACACCG GAGAGCCAGTTTGGACTCTGACATTTCCTCAACCTCCTCAGacgatggagagaagagggagagcatGAGGAAGGCTCGTAATAG TTTCTCTCGCATGCATGGGCGTCGGCTGCAGCGTGTGAGGGACCAGATAGGCAGCTGCTCCTCCCTGGCACAGGCGCACAACCTTGTCACCATGGAGGACACGACTTCCACGCACCTCTGGGTCGGGAAGGACTACGTTAACTGGATCAGCAAGGATCTGGATAACCTGGATGAGCCATTCAAAG ACATCGTGGACAGACACCAAACACCACGGATGCCCTGGCATGACATTGGGCTGTTTGTTGAGGGTCCGGCCGCACGAGATGTGGCCAGACACTTCATCCAGCGCTGGAATGCTGTCAAGACTGAGAAG gcCAAACCCAACCACAGCTACCCATACCTGCTGCCGCGCACCTACGAGAAGGACAGCTTCATCTCCTCCAACCTTCACCCTCGACACCGGGTCAAATGCCAG GTGGTTCGAAGTGTGTCTAAGTGGAGTGCTGGGTTGGACGAGACGGAGGCCAGCATCTTTTCAGCCTACGTGGATCTGATTCGCCGGGCCAAGCACTTCATCTACATTGAGAACCAGTTTTTCATCACGCGGAGTAATGTTGACGAGTATAAGGAGGTCATGAACTACCTGGGATTCGAGATTGTGCAGCGGATTTTAGAGGCTCACAG GAAGAATCAGCCGTTCAAGGTGTACATCCTCCTGCCGCTATTGCCAGCGTTTGAGGGCATGATAGGCAAGGCAAGTGGGATCGCCATGCAGTACATTGTCTACTGGAACTATGTCAGCATCTGCAa GGGCAAATTCAGTGTGATCCAGTGCCTCAAGGATCACGGGATCACTGAGTGGGAGCGCTACGTCACCTTCTCCTCCCTGCGAACACATGAGAGTCTTGGGGAGAGGCCCGTCTCTGAGCTCATCTATATCCACTCCAAGCTAATGATTGTAGATGATCGCTTTGTCATCGCCGGCTCAGCAAACATCAACGATCGCAGCCTCAATGGCCTGCGGGACTCTGAAGTCTGCCTGGTTAttgag GACCAGGAATTTGAGACTGGTGTGATGAACGGGAAGGCCTATGAGTCAGGTGTGTTCGCTGGCAGCATGAGGCGCTACCTGTTTAGTGAGCACCTGGGAGAGGCAGATCTGGAAAAGCCTACCTTTGATGTGTCGGACCCTGTGAGCGATGCATTCTTCATCAACGTATGGAGCTACATTGCTAATAAAAACACCTTAATCTATGAGGAG GTGTTCTCGTGCTACCCTTGCAACAGTGCCACCACCTTTGAAGATCTGGACCGCTTGCGCTCTGCCCCAACCCTGGCGGATGTGAACCCATCTGCGGCGAAGGCCAAACTGAAGGAAGTGCAG gGCCACTTGG